Within Citromicrobium bathyomarinum, the genomic segment GTGGCGATCGCGCTGGGCAGGCCCGCGCCCATGCTGGCGAGCGCGTTGTCGAGCAGGATCGTGTTCGGCAGATGCGCCATGTAGTTCCTTGCGAACCACAGCTTGTAGACCCCGTTGTCGAGGCAGATCACCCCGTCCTTCGGCATCGCCCGGCGGATCGCGCCGACGAGGAAGGGCGGGAAGATCGGGAAGCGCGGTCTTCCATCAATGCGTCCGAATGCTCCAGCTCCGCCTCGCGGTAGCGCAGCATGCATTGCGCATCCCAGTCTTCGCGCGGGGTGATCGCCTCCTTCATCTGCCAGATCGCATTGGCGATATCGCCGATCACCTCGATCTGCGGGAAGTACACCGGGTCCACCTCCGCCGTGTTGTACGACACGTGGATGACGACCCGCTTGTCGTCGCGGTGCATGAAGAAGGGCGGCTTCTCGATCACGTCGTGCCCGATCGAGAGGATGCAGTCCGCTTCCTCGATCGCGCGGTGGACGAAATCGCCCGAAGACAGCGCCGCGCAGCCGAGGAACAGCGGCCGTTCCTCGTCCAGCACGCCCTTGCCCATCTGGGTGGTGACGAAGGGAATGCCCGTCTTGTCGACGAATTCGCCGAGCATCTTGCTCGCCATGTTGCGGTTCGCGCCCGCGCCGATCACCAGCAGCGGCTTCTTCGCGGCTTCCACCGCCTCGACCGCGATCCGCACCGCCTTGGGCTCGGCAGAGGGACGGCGCGCGACCGAGGCTTTGAGAGGGGCGGCGACGGCCTCCTCCGCGGCAATGTCTTCGGGCAGTTCGAGATGGGTCGCGCCCGGCCGCTCTTCCTCCGCCAGCCGCACCGCCTCGCGCACCCTTGCGGGCAGCGTCTCCCCGCTCGCCAGCTGGTGCGCGAACTTGGTCACCGGGTTCATCATCGCGACCACATCGAGGATCTGGAAGCGGCCCTGCTTGGAATGCTTGATCGGCTTCTGCCCGGTCACGGTCAGCATCGGCATCCCGCCAAGCTGGGCATAGGCGACCGCGGTCAGCGCATTGGTCGCGCCGGGCCCCAGCGTGGTCAGGCATACCGCCGCCTTGCCGGTCAGCCGGCCATAGGTCGCAGCCATGAAGCCCGCGCCCTGCTCGTGCCGGGTGAGCACCAGACGGATGTCGGAGCGCGAGAGCGAATCGAGCAGGTCGAGGTTCTCCTCGCCCGGAACGCCGAAGACATATTCGGCGCCCTCCGCCTCAAGGCATTGGACGAACAGATCGCTCGTCTTGATCGCTTGTCCCTCGGCCATCGCTCTCTCCCCTCCTGGTGTGCCCGACCTATACGGGCGGCGGCACGGATTGGTTTCGCGAAGCGTTCAGTAACCCAGCGCAGGGTCGAAACGCGGCTCGACCGGTTCGCCCGCGTGCCAGCGGGCAAGATTCTCGATGAAGCGGTCGGCGCTGCGCTGAAACATCTTGCTCTGCGCGCGGCCCGACAGGTGCATGGTGACCTGCGCGTTGTGCAGGCTCCACAGCGGATGGTCTTCAGGCAGTGGCTCGGGATCGGTGACATCGAGCAGCGCGGCCTCGATCCGCTTGCCCTCCAGCGCATCGACCAGCGCATCCTGGTCGACCACATCGCCGCGCGCGATATTCACCAGCACGGCGTTGGCCTTCATCGCCGCGAGTTCGTCCGCACCGATCATGTGGTGCGTTTCGGGGGTCGAGGGCACCGCCAGCACGACCCAGTCGAACTCGCCCAGCTTGCCGCGCCATTCGTCCGGCTTCAGCGCGCCATCCGCGCCCGAGCGGCGCACTGGCACCACCTCCATGTCGAAGGCTTCGAGCCGGGTCTTCACCAGCTGCCCGATCGCGCCGAGGCCCAGCAGCAGCACCCGCTCGCCCGCCAGCTCGCGCTTGCCGGGGCTGTCCTGCAACCACTCGTGCCGATCCTGCGCGCGGACCACCTCGCGGTAGCCCTTGGCATGGGTCAGCATCAGCATGACGACATATTCGGCGATGGTGATCGCGTTGATGCCAGCGCCGTTGGTGACGATCGTGCCGCGCTGCTCCAGCAGGTCGAGCGGCAGGAAATCGAGCCCGGCGTAGATCGAGTTGAGCCATTTGAGGTTGGTCGCGGCGGTCACCACCTCGCACATCGGGCCGGGCTGGTTGAAATCGAACCAGCCGATCTCCGCACGCGGCGCGAGTTCGATCGCCTCCTCCTTGCTCATGAACCACAGCGGCTCGACCCAGTCGGGCAGGCGCGGCTCCACCAGCGGGCGGATCAGTGCGGACAGGACTGCGGTGGTCAAAGGCTCAACCTCTCTTGTCTCGTCGGCCCGGACTTGATCCGGGCCAAGGCTTCTCTTTCACGCGCACGGACCAGAAGTGAAGCACCACCCCGGATCAAGTCCGGGGTGACGGTTTGGCCTCACGCCAGCTTCCATTCCCAGCCGAGCGGGTCGCCATCCATCACCTCGACGCCCTTCGCGGCGAGTTCGTCACGGATCGCGTCGGAGGTGGCAAAGTCCTTCTCCGCCCGCGCAGCCTTACGGCGCTCCAGCGCGTCCTCGATCTCGGCTTCGGTGATGATCGCGTCTTTCGGGCGGAGCCGCAGATCGGTCCGCGCGAGGTCGAGCAGGCCGAGGCCGAGGACGGCGTCCATCCGTTCGACCACGGCGCGCTTGATCCCGGCATCGACCTTCTTGGTCGCCAGCGCATCTTCGAGCGCGGTCAGCGCGATTGCGGTGTTGAGATCGTCGGCCATCGCGTCCTGGAACTTGGCAAGCGCAGGGGCAAACTTCGGATGATCGGTCGCAGCGCTTTCCACCTCGCGCAACGGCTGCACCGCCATCACCATCCGCTTGAGCCGCGTCAACGCCGCGCCGAGGCCCTCCCACGAGAACTCCAGCTCGCTGCGGTAGTGCGCCTGGAGGCACATCATCCGGTAGGCGAGCGGGTGGTATCCCTTGTCGATCAGAAGCTGCAGGCGGAGGAACTCGCCCGAGGACTTGCTCATCTTGCCCGACCGCTCGACCAGGAAGTTGTTGTGCATCCAGATCTTCGCGCCCGAATGCGCCGCGTCGTCGAGCCCGCCGCAGCCGCAGTAGGCCTGGTTCTGCGCGATCTCGTTGGGGTGGTGGATCTCGCGGTGGTCGATCCCGCCGGTGTGGATGTCGAACGGGAAGCCGAGCAGCTTGCCGCCCATCACGCTGCATTCGAGGTGCCAGCCGGGAGCTCCGCGACCCCACGGCGAATCCCACTCCATCTGCCGCGTCTCGCCCTCGGGCGTGGTCCGCCAGATCGCGAAATCGGCGGCGTTGCGCTTGCCCTCGACCGTGTCAATCCGGCCCTCGCCCTCTTCGGTGACCGCGCGCGCCAGCCGCCCGTAATCCTCCACCGTCGAGACATCGAAATAGAGCCCGCTCTCCAGCTGGTAGCAGTGCTTCGCCTCGATCTGCTTCGCGAAGTCGATCATCTGCTCGATGTAATCGGTCGCCACAGACCATTCGGCGGGCTCACGGATGTTGAGCGCCGCCACATCCGCCTTGAACGCCTGCGTATAGTGCTCGGCAATATCCCAGATCGACTGCTTCTGCTTCGCAGCCATCTTCTCCAGCTTGTCTTCGCCCGCATCCGCGTCGTCGGTCAGGTGGCCAACATCGGTGATGTTGATGATGTGGGTGAGCTTGTAACCGCGCCAACTGAGCGTGCGCCCCAGCACATCGGCGAACACATAGGCGCGCATATTGCCGATATGCGGGTAGTTATAGACGGTCGGCCCGCAGGTGTAGACGCGCGCCTCCCCCTCGTGGACCGGAACGAAGGGTTCCAGCTGACGGTTGAGAGAATTGAATAGCTTGAGTTGCGGCGCGTCGGTCATAGCCCGCGCAAATGCGCCAAGCGGCACGGCTGCGCAACACCGGAGCGATACTATCAGCAAGGATTCAGGCACGGACACGCTTTCACACACGCTGGGCGGCGTGGCCATCGTGGGCTGCGCGATCTCGGTCGTGTGCGACCTGCTGGGGGCAGCTCTGTCAGACCGGATCGGGCTGGCCAGCGACACGATCAGCAACCTTGCAGCAGGCAAGTGGGACATTCTTTCCGACCTCGGCATCTATGCCTTCGTCGTCGGCGTGCTCGCCGTGACCATCGGCCTAGTCCGCTGGCGCGTATCGCGCTGGGACTGGCGTCTGGGCACCGTGCTGCTGGTGGTGCTAGCGCTCGATTACACGCTGATCGCGGCGTACGAGGCCTATTCGACCGGCGAGGGCATGCAGATCCACTACAAGCTGGTCTACCTGATGGGCGTCGCCTTCCCGCTCACCGTGCTGCTGACCGCGGGCCAGTTCTACGAGATCGACCGGCGGCTGGGCATTGCGCTGTATGTCGGCGGAGTCGTGTGGGCGCTGGCCGCGCCGTTCCTGTTCGTCGTGCCAACCGGGTGGGACGGTCTCTATGAGCGCGCGCTCGCCTTCGGCAAGCTGGGCTGGTTCGTCACCATGGGCATAATGATCTGGCGCGACCCGGACATCGTCCGGCGTGTGCCCGAGGACGAGCGGAGCTAGAGCCGGTCGCAGTAGTCCGGATTGTCAGAAGTGTCGCCGAAGTTGCAGCCGCGCTTCAGCTCGGCGCGGATCGTGTCGCAGGAGTTCTGGATATTGCACGCCGGCCGCGTGGCGGGCGACATGTTGTAGCACTGCTCCGACAGGGTTTCGGCCTTCTCGCGCCCCAGTTCGGCAAGGCAGGAGCCTTCGACCGGCTCGGCAGCGCTGTTGTCGAGCGCGGGGCGGCTGTTCGCATATTCGTCGCTTGGCGGAGTGGGTTCGGCCTCGCTCGGGCCGACCGGGTCGATCACCGGCGCAGGGTCGGAGGCCTGCGTAGCGCTCGGCTCCGCATCGGGCTTGGCCGTGTCGGGTGCGTCGCATGCCGCAAGCGCGCAGACCGCCGCCATGGTCAGAATCCAGCCGATGATACGCATGTCCGCTCCTTCAAATCCGTGCCATGTTCAATCGCCCGGCCGACTGGCGGTTCCGCGTCTCAGCCGCCCATCGCGGCGATCGTCGCGAAGATCACGATGCCGATACCTGCGATTCCCATCACGATGGTCAGGCCGCGCGGGATCGCCGCGCCCTGCCTGCCGCCCGCATCGCGGGTGCCAGCGGTCAGCACCGCCGTGGCGAGCAGGATGGCCAGCGCAGTGCCCAGCCATTCGAGCGTTTCTAGCAGCGAGGACATCGGCACCGGCGTCACCGGGAAGATCTTGAACAGGTCGAGCAGATAGGTCGCTGCAAAGCCGATCGCGGCCGCCATGCTCCACCCCCGCCGCACGCCGCCGCGCCATGTCAGCCATGCCAGCACCAGCGAGCCGAGGCCGAGTACGGTGAGGAAGATGTTGAATGCGGCCAGCACGCTCGCCGGATAGGCGCTGAAATCGCGCGTCTCGACGAAGCCGCCGGGGATCATCAGCGCGAGGTTGATCGCCGACAGTGCGAGCAGCAGGGCAACGAGATGGCGCGGGTTCATGCTCGGGTATCCTTATTCGAAGCCTTCAAACCGGACATGCTCGTCCAGCGGCACGCGATTGCGCTCGAAGCTGTTCACCGGCGCATCCGGGTCGCGATAGCCGATGCCCATACCGCAGAAGAAGCGGTGCGTTTGCGTGCTCACGCCAATATGCTCCATGATCGGATCGGCGTAGTAGGCCATGAATTCCTGCGGGCAAGAATCGAGCCCCTGCTCGCGCAGCAGCAGCATGATGGTCTGCAGCCACATGCCCGTGTCGGACCATTGCGGCTCCTTCATCAGGCGCGGGAAATAGCACAGCAGGAGGACAGGCGCGCCGAAGCTGACCACGTTGCGGCCCATCGCCGCGGCGCGGCCTGCCTTGTCCTCGCGCGCAATGCCCAGCGATTCGAACATGCTGGCCGAAAGTTCATAGAGGCGGTTCTTGTAGCGATCCTCCTGCTTGGGCGCGTCCCAGTCGTAGTCGGGCTGCTTCATTTCGGAGCTGCGCAGTGTTTCGCGCAGCTGCGCGAGCGGCTCGCCGGTCAGGATCGTCGCCTCCCACGGTTGGTAGTTGCAGCCCGAAGGTGCCCAGCGCGCGGTGTCCATAACCTGCCTGATCGTATCGAGAGGAACCGGCGCATCGAGGAAATCGCGCACCGAACGGCGCGAGGTGACGGCTTGGGTGACGGACATCTGGGTTTCGCTCATGCGCGGCTGGCTAGCGGCTGACCGCCGTCGCGCCAACCCGACGAGACGCATTTCGTGCTGTCCTACTCGCAAAACGCTCTCTAGCTGGATTCGCCCTGCGACCCTTTCGGGAGGACCACATGGGCGACCCCGCCACCTATCATTTCGATCTCGACCCCGCGCTGCGACCGGCGCACGCTCCGCTGGAGGAACGCTGGTGGCCGGGCATCCGCGACGCGGCGCTCAAGGCATCGAGCGCGCGGATTTACGATCCGATAAAAGGCGTGCGCGCGGTGGTAATCCACGCGACGGCGGGCGGCAGCTCGGCGGGTGCGGCGAGCGTGATTCTCGACCGCAAAGCGAGCTTCCACTGGCTGGTGCCCGACGAGGACGAACCGCAGCATGAGCAATTCGTGTGGGCCACCTGTCACGAAGCACGCGCGGCATGGCACGTGCGCAATGCCTGCTCTCACCCGGCGATCTGGGACGGGCGCGGACGGATCAACCACTGGTCGCTCGGAATCGAAGTGGTGAACCGGCAGGTGCGAACGGACGCATTCTCCGACTGGCAGGTCGAGGCGACCGCGCAGATCGTCCGCTATGCCTGGGCCAAATACCCCAACCTGCGCCATGTGGTGAGCCATGCGATGCTCGATCCTGCGCGGAGGAGCGATCCGGGGAGCCTGTTTCCGTGGGACCGTTTTCGGGGGGCGGTTCTGGATGCGCGGGGAGATGTGGTGCCGAAGCTGGTTGCAGGGGCGGCGAAGATGGAAGCGGTCATGCCGTCGGCCCCGTTCTGCATGACGGTGTGAAGCAGCGGCCGCGTTCGGCTACTGGTCGCGCAGGATGGCAGGAATGTCGCGCGCCGAATGCAGGACGCGGGCGATTTCAACCCGCTGCTCATGTTCGCGGAAGACGATCAGATAGCGGCGGTGGACAGCGGCACGCACCGGCACTGGCCAGTCGGTTCTGACGGGATAGGCCTGGGGATGCTCGGCGACAGCCGTGATGCGAGCGAGCAGTTCGTCGAGAAATGTCTCTGCCCGCTCAGGATTGTCGCGCGCAATATAATCGACGATCTCGCGAAGGTCTGCGCGAGCAGCCTCGGAGATGACGAGGTCGCTCATTCATCCTTGCCGGAATAGTCGCCCACCTGTTCTCGCACCCGATCGCGCAATTCGGCGAAGACCTGATCGGCGGGGTAAAACGGCCCCGCCAGCCCCTTTTCGATCTCGGATCGCAACCACTGGCGCCGAGCCTCGCCTTTATCGCGTTCATGGCCCCAGTCGCGCAACGCCTCGCGGACCACCTCGCTGGTGGTAGCGTATTCGCCGCGCTCGACCGCAGCCCGGAGCCGTGCAGCCATTTCGGTGGGCATGGTGACGGTGATGCGTTCGAGCTTGCTCATGCGTATGCATATATCACACGATGTGTGATCAAGCGAGTACCGAACCGGCAGCCAGGCGTACCAGTCGCTATTCATCATCCTCGTAATATCGACGATACCGCTCTTCACCCTCTCGCCGTTCGTCGGCGTAAGTCCGATCCGGGCCAAGTCGCAGGTAAGGCGTGGCCAGCAGGGCGTTCGACGGACAGCGCTCAAGTTCATCAGCGTCGTGGCGCAGGATATTGTAGGTACCCGCCGAATTGCGGCGCAGGTAGAACGTCATGGTCTTGCGGACGTAGCCTGTGTGGAGCACCGCCAAGGCCTCTAGCCGACCTTTCTCGACGTCACCCTCCACCACGCGGCGCACATCGAGATCGACGAACCACGGCCAGCTGATGATTATGACGTTCATATCTTCGGATCGCGGAAAGACTGTCGGCACTTGCGCGACAGGCTTAGCGCGCACCTTGGCATCATAGCATTCGATGCCGGAGGCAGATGCAATGGCCGGAAGGCAGGCTGTGTAACCCAAGGCCAATAAGGCCAAGGGAGCAAGCTGCCTCACCCCTCAACCTCGAACAGGTCCGCCATCTGCCCGATCATCGTGCCGCCAAGCTGCTCGACATCCATGATCGTCACCGCGCGCTTGTAATACCGCGTGACATCGTGGCCGATGCCGATCGCGACCAGCTGGACGGGCGAGGCTTTCTCGATCCACTCGATGACCTTGCGCAGGTGCGCTTCGAGGTAGCCTGCACGGTTTACCGATAGCGTGGAATCATCGACCGGCGCGCCGTCGGAGATCACCATCAGGATGCGGCGATCCTCGGGCCGGGCGAGTAGGCGCTGGTGCGCCCACATCAGCGCCTCGCCGTCGATATTCTCCTTCAGCAGCCCTTCGCGCATCATCAGGCCGAGGTTGCGGCGCGCGCGGCGCCAGGGCTCGTCGGCCTGCTTGTAGACGATGTGACGCAGGTCGTTGAGGCGGCCGGGTTGCTGCGGCTTGCCGTCGGCGAGCCATTTCTCGCGCGTGTGCCCGCCCTTCCACGCGCGGGTGGTGAAGCCGAGGATCTCGGTCTTCACCCCGCACCGCTCGAGCGTGCGCGCGATGATGTCCGCGCTGATCGCGGCGATGGAGATCGGGCGGCCGCGCATCGAGCCCGAATTGTCGATCAGCAGGGTGACGACCGTGTCCTTGAACTCGGTCTCCCGCTCGACCTTGTAAGAAAGCGAATGGCCGGGGCTGATGACCACGCGGGCCAGCCGC encodes:
- a CDS encoding D-2-hydroxyacid dehydrogenase, with translation MTTAVLSALIRPLVEPRLPDWVEPLWFMSKEEAIELAPRAEIGWFDFNQPGPMCEVVTAATNLKWLNSIYAGLDFLPLDLLEQRGTIVTNGAGINAITIAEYVVMLMLTHAKGYREVVRAQDRHEWLQDSPGKRELAGERVLLLGLGAIGQLVKTRLEAFDMEVVPVRRSGADGALKPDEWRGKLGEFDWVVLAVPSTPETHHMIGADELAAMKANAVLVNIARGDVVDQDALVDALEGKRIEAALLDVTDPEPLPEDHPLWSLHNAQVTMHLSGRAQSKMFQRSADRFIENLARWHAGEPVEPRFDPALGY
- the cysS gene encoding cysteine--tRNA ligase, whose product is MTDAPQLKLFNSLNRQLEPFVPVHEGEARVYTCGPTVYNYPHIGNMRAYVFADVLGRTLSWRGYKLTHIINITDVGHLTDDADAGEDKLEKMAAKQKQSIWDIAEHYTQAFKADVAALNIREPAEWSVATDYIEQMIDFAKQIEAKHCYQLESGLYFDVSTVEDYGRLARAVTEEGEGRIDTVEGKRNAADFAIWRTTPEGETRQMEWDSPWGRGAPGWHLECSVMGGKLLGFPFDIHTGGIDHREIHHPNEIAQNQAYCGCGGLDDAAHSGAKIWMHNNFLVERSGKMSKSSGEFLRLQLLIDKGYHPLAYRMMCLQAHYRSELEFSWEGLGAALTRLKRMVMAVQPLREVESAATDHPKFAPALAKFQDAMADDLNTAIALTALEDALATKKVDAGIKRAVVERMDAVLGLGLLDLARTDLRLRPKDAIITEAEIEDALERRKAARAEKDFATSDAIRDELAAKGVEVMDGDPLGWEWKLA
- a CDS encoding DUF998 domain-containing protein, yielding MAIVGCAISVVCDLLGAALSDRIGLASDTISNLAAGKWDILSDLGIYAFVVGVLAVTIGLVRWRVSRWDWRLGTVLLVVLALDYTLIAAYEAYSTGEGMQIHYKLVYLMGVAFPLTVLLTAGQFYEIDRRLGIALYVGGVVWALAAPFLFVVPTGWDGLYERALAFGKLGWFVTMGIMIWRDPDIVRRVPEDERS
- a CDS encoding nitroreductase, with amino-acid sequence MSETQMSVTQAVTSRRSVRDFLDAPVPLDTIRQVMDTARWAPSGCNYQPWEATILTGEPLAQLRETLRSSEMKQPDYDWDAPKQEDRYKNRLYELSASMFESLGIAREDKAGRAAAMGRNVVSFGAPVLLLCYFPRLMKEPQWSDTGMWLQTIMLLLREQGLDSCPQEFMAYYADPIMEHIGVSTQTHRFFCGMGIGYRDPDAPVNSFERNRVPLDEHVRFEGFE
- a CDS encoding N-acetylmuramoyl-L-alanine amidase, producing MGDPATYHFDLDPALRPAHAPLEERWWPGIRDAALKASSARIYDPIKGVRAVVIHATAGGSSAGAASVILDRKASFHWLVPDEDEPQHEQFVWATCHEARAAWHVRNACSHPAIWDGRGRINHWSLGIEVVNRQVRTDAFSDWQVEATAQIVRYAWAKYPNLRHVVSHAMLDPARRSDPGSLFPWDRFRGAVLDARGDVVPKLVAGAAKMEAVMPSAPFCMTV
- a CDS encoding type II toxin-antitoxin system RelE/ParE family toxin, yielding MSDLVISEAARADLREIVDYIARDNPERAETFLDELLARITAVAEHPQAYPVRTDWPVPVRAAVHRRYLIVFREHEQRVEIARVLHSARDIPAILRDQ
- a CDS encoding type II toxin-antitoxin system ParD family antitoxin, producing MSKLERITVTMPTEMAARLRAAVERGEYATTSEVVREALRDWGHERDKGEARRQWLRSEIEKGLAGPFYPADQVFAELRDRVREQVGDYSGKDE